The following are from one region of the Centroberyx gerrardi isolate f3 chromosome 16, fCenGer3.hap1.cur.20231027, whole genome shotgun sequence genome:
- the hbegfa gene encoding heparin-binding EGF-like growth factor a isoform X2: MRILRVALLLVHAFVVSRLASGAAVDRYESDRQQHTAVINLLDTRNDRRIEEDNRAVDRTTAEYGEEEDEEYDEDYYYGEEEEEEEEDGMSGGYEVELPRVAMSSKPKDSTAVLEAEGSEGKRRRGKGKKKGKGKGKKRNPCLRKYKDFCIHGTCHYLRDIRAPSCVCHLSYSGERCQFFTLPVEGKTQEGYSRTTALAVVAVVLSSLCLTIIGLLLALRQGCGNSTSK, translated from the exons ATGAGGATTTTGAGAGTTGCGCTCCTGCTCGTTCACGCCTTCG tGGTGTCCAGGCTGGCCAGCGGCGCTGCAGTTGACAGGTATGAGAGCGACAGGCAGCAGCACACGGCTGTCATCAACCTGCTGGACACGAGGAACGACAGGAGGATAGAGGAGGACAACAGAGCCGTGGACAGGACGACAGCGGAGTATggcgaggaagaggatgaggagtaTGATGAAGATTACTActacggagaggaggaggaggaggaggaggaggatggcaTGTCTGGAGGCTATGAGGTCGAATTGCCGCGAG TTGCCATGTCAAGCAAACCCAAGGACTCTACTGCTGTCCTGGAGGCCGAGGGGAGcgaggggaagagaaggagaggaaagggaaaaaagaaggGCAAAGgcaaggggaagaagaggaatcCATGCctgaggaagtacaaggacttCTGCATTCACGGCACCTGCCACTACCTGAGGGACATCCGCGCCCCGTCCTGTGT ATGTCACCTGAGTTACTCTGGGGAGCGGTGTCAGTTCTTCACGCTGCCCGTGGAGGGGAAGACCCAGGAAGGCTACAGCAGGACCACAGCTCTGGCCGTGGTGGCGGTGGTGCTGTCCTCGCTCTGTCTCACCATCATAGGCCTTTTACTAGCACTCAG GCAAGGATGCGGAAATTCTACCTCAAAATAG
- the hbegfa gene encoding heparin-binding EGF-like growth factor a isoform X1, with amino-acid sequence MRILRVALLLVHAFVVSRLASGAAVDRYESDRQQHTAVINLLDTRNDRRIEEDNRAVDRTTAEYGEEEDEEYDEDYYYGEEEEEEEEDGMSGGYEVELPRVAMSSKPKDSTAVLEAEGSEGKRRRGKGKKKGKGKGKKRNPCLRKYKDFCIHGTCHYLRDIRAPSCVCHLSYSGERCQFFTLPVEGKTQEGYSRTTALAVVAVVLSSLCLTIIGLLLALRFHKRGAYDVENEEKVKLGLAPNH; translated from the exons ATGAGGATTTTGAGAGTTGCGCTCCTGCTCGTTCACGCCTTCG tGGTGTCCAGGCTGGCCAGCGGCGCTGCAGTTGACAGGTATGAGAGCGACAGGCAGCAGCACACGGCTGTCATCAACCTGCTGGACACGAGGAACGACAGGAGGATAGAGGAGGACAACAGAGCCGTGGACAGGACGACAGCGGAGTATggcgaggaagaggatgaggagtaTGATGAAGATTACTActacggagaggaggaggaggaggaggaggaggatggcaTGTCTGGAGGCTATGAGGTCGAATTGCCGCGAG TTGCCATGTCAAGCAAACCCAAGGACTCTACTGCTGTCCTGGAGGCCGAGGGGAGcgaggggaagagaaggagaggaaagggaaaaaagaaggGCAAAGgcaaggggaagaagaggaatcCATGCctgaggaagtacaaggacttCTGCATTCACGGCACCTGCCACTACCTGAGGGACATCCGCGCCCCGTCCTGTGT ATGTCACCTGAGTTACTCTGGGGAGCGGTGTCAGTTCTTCACGCTGCCCGTGGAGGGGAAGACCCAGGAAGGCTACAGCAGGACCACAGCTCTGGCCGTGGTGGCGGTGGTGCTGTCCTCGCTCTGTCTCACCATCATAGGCCTTTTACTAGCACTCAG GTTTCACAAGCGGGGAGCGTACGATGTAGAGAATGAAGAGAAGGTCAAACTAGGGTTAGCGCCCAACcactga